The following coding sequences lie in one Synechococcus sp. PCC 7336 genomic window:
- a CDS encoding RuBisCO accumulation factor 1 yields MPETNPAIDTEALIIKLRRKQGNWVEWGEACQHLQKAQFSPQQIFEDTGFEPIQQNQIIVAAQVFRSIEAEAAPASVLDHFGIRGSDVLYELRLLAQGDRAAAAELALKHNLEFEQTRDAVKAIKDYARLKQLPEGYDSSPGDAVAYQSWRLTRQKEDLQARSRLIARGLQFATSDAARQALEKLLTDFTTVKARPAPRLPLFRLESEDELPLIVPVVGRMPLSKADLQSAPIVEPEGAFGLVKFSGNGAWVALPGWQVLMSAADVVAILADGEELADFPSYSDKRLAGELLMAIDRDDRNWRDDGYFMVEEKQQLRIVWQETEPDLPILGRLLCVLRPKAILDENLAKDPWQIDE; encoded by the coding sequence ATGCCCGAGACCAATCCCGCGATCGATACAGAAGCGCTCATCATTAAGCTGCGCCGCAAGCAAGGCAACTGGGTGGAGTGGGGAGAAGCCTGCCAGCACTTGCAAAAGGCTCAATTCTCCCCCCAACAAATCTTTGAAGACACCGGCTTCGAGCCCATCCAGCAAAATCAAATCATTGTCGCCGCTCAAGTCTTTCGATCCATCGAAGCTGAAGCTGCTCCTGCCTCTGTGCTCGACCATTTTGGCATTCGGGGTAGCGATGTCTTGTACGAATTAAGATTGCTGGCCCAGGGCGATCGCGCTGCTGCTGCCGAACTCGCCCTCAAACACAATCTCGAGTTCGAACAAACCCGCGACGCAGTTAAAGCAATCAAAGACTACGCTCGCCTCAAGCAGCTTCCCGAGGGTTACGATTCCAGTCCGGGCGATGCTGTGGCATATCAAAGTTGGCGTTTGACGCGGCAAAAGGAAGATCTGCAAGCCCGATCGCGTCTCATCGCACGCGGCCTCCAATTCGCGACAAGTGATGCCGCTCGCCAAGCGCTCGAAAAATTATTGACCGACTTTACGACAGTCAAAGCCCGTCCGGCCCCTCGCTTGCCTCTGTTTCGATTGGAATCTGAAGACGAATTGCCCCTGATTGTGCCGGTAGTCGGTCGCATGCCTCTGAGCAAAGCCGATTTACAATCTGCCCCGATTGTGGAACCGGAGGGGGCATTCGGCCTGGTCAAATTCTCGGGCAATGGGGCTTGGGTAGCACTGCCCGGTTGGCAGGTGTTGATGAGTGCTGCAGATGTAGTGGCGATCTTGGCTGATGGGGAAGAGTTAGCGGATTTTCCCAGCTATAGCGATAAACGCTTGGCGGGAGAACTCTTAATGGCGATCGATCGCGACGATCGCAACTGGCGCGATGATGGCTATTTCATGGTGGAGGAGAAGCAGCAATTGCGGATCGTTTGGCAGGAGACCGAGCCCGACCTGCCGATCCTCGGTCGCCTGCTCTGCGTTCTGCGTCCGAAGGCTATCTTGGACGAGAATCTAGCCAAAGATCCCTGGCAGATTGATGAATAG
- a CDS encoding ABC transporter substrate-binding protein yields MKISKWLTRLGLVFGSLMVVVSCATSNPTPNALSDVPVSVAGDPITLGYSNWIGWLPWAIAEEEDLFTANGVNVELKWFESALTSLEAMVAGQLDANSQTLSETITFAPSARNGEVIVLVNDNSDGNDKIIVAEEVNSVADLKGRQVALEEGIVGDFLLSLALEEEGLSRDEITILNMETGAAAVAFAVGQVDAVAAWVPFTQTALKRNGSKELVSSKDFPGAIPDLLVMSQTLIDERPEQVQAIVNTWYDTLEFIASNPQKSYEIMAKRAGISANEIQNFQSGVKMFTPQDNLEAFSSGNSMKHLNFAAQKIAKFITDIGFVQQIPSTDGLFDKSFVRAYVAP; encoded by the coding sequence ATGAAGATTTCCAAATGGTTGACCCGCTTAGGTCTCGTCTTCGGCAGCCTAATGGTAGTTGTCAGTTGCGCCACTTCAAACCCTACTCCCAATGCATTGTCAGATGTTCCAGTATCAGTCGCTGGCGATCCCATTACGTTAGGCTACAGCAATTGGATAGGGTGGCTGCCATGGGCGATCGCAGAAGAGGAAGACTTATTTACAGCAAATGGAGTCAATGTTGAACTTAAATGGTTCGAGAGTGCTTTGACTTCCTTAGAAGCTATGGTAGCCGGACAGCTAGATGCAAACTCTCAAACCCTTAGTGAGACAATTACTTTTGCTCCCAGTGCTCGAAACGGCGAAGTTATTGTTCTAGTCAATGATAACTCGGATGGAAATGACAAAATAATTGTGGCAGAAGAAGTGAATTCTGTTGCTGACTTGAAGGGGCGTCAAGTAGCTTTAGAGGAAGGAATCGTTGGCGACTTTTTACTCAGCTTAGCGCTAGAAGAGGAAGGGCTTTCGCGTGATGAAATTACCATCTTAAATATGGAGACAGGTGCTGCTGCTGTCGCATTTGCTGTGGGGCAAGTAGATGCTGTTGCGGCTTGGGTACCATTTACGCAGACAGCTTTGAAACGGAACGGGAGCAAAGAGCTAGTAAGTTCAAAGGACTTTCCAGGTGCAATTCCAGACCTTCTCGTAATGAGCCAAACTCTGATAGATGAGCGCCCCGAGCAAGTTCAAGCCATTGTTAATACTTGGTATGACACTCTCGAATTTATTGCTTCTAACCCACAGAAATCCTACGAGATTATGGCTAAGCGGGCAGGGATTTCAGCTAATGAAATTCAAAACTTCCAATCAGGTGTCAAAATGTTTACCCCACAAGACAACTTAGAAGCGTTTTCCTCAGGAAATTCTATGAAGCATCTCAATTTTGCCGCTCAAAAAATAGCTAAATTCATTACAGATATTGGATTTGTCCAGCAGATTCCTAGCACTGATGGGCTGTTTGATAAATCTTTTGTTCGGGCTTACGTTGCACCTTAG
- the hisF gene encoding imidazole glycerol phosphate synthase subunit HisF, whose protein sequence is MLAKRILPCLDVNAGRVVKGINFVNLVDAGDPVELARVYNEAGADELVFLDITATHEDRGILYDIVRHTAEQVFIPLTVGGGVRTVENIRDLLRAGADKVSINSAAVRTPELVSEASTLFGQQCIVVAIDARRKTGADEAGWEVYVRGGREATGLDAIAWAKEMAARGAGEILLTSMDADGTQAGYDLELTRQVADSVEIPVIASGGAGNTTHIRAALTEGKAEAALLASLLHFGQLSVRQIKDDLAAHQIPVRF, encoded by the coding sequence ATGTTAGCCAAACGCATTCTGCCCTGCCTAGACGTTAATGCCGGTCGCGTCGTCAAGGGCATTAACTTCGTCAACCTCGTCGATGCGGGCGATCCCGTCGAACTGGCCCGCGTCTACAACGAAGCCGGAGCCGACGAACTGGTCTTCCTCGACATCACCGCCACCCACGAAGATCGCGGCATCCTCTACGACATCGTCCGGCACACCGCCGAACAAGTCTTTATCCCTCTCACCGTCGGCGGGGGCGTCCGCACAGTTGAGAATATCCGAGACCTGCTGCGAGCTGGAGCCGATAAAGTCAGCATCAACTCCGCCGCAGTCCGCACCCCCGAGCTCGTCAGCGAAGCCAGTACGTTATTCGGCCAACAGTGCATTGTGGTAGCGATCGATGCCCGCCGCAAAACAGGGGCAGACGAAGCTGGCTGGGAAGTCTACGTGCGAGGCGGTCGCGAGGCCACAGGGTTAGATGCGATCGCCTGGGCCAAAGAGATGGCCGCCCGAGGCGCAGGCGAAATTCTGCTCACCAGCATGGACGCCGACGGCACCCAAGCAGGCTACGATCTCGAGCTCACCCGCCAAGTGGCCGACTCAGTTGAAATTCCCGTCATCGCTTCGGGGGGGGCAGGTAACACCACCCACATCCGCGCAGCCCTCACCGAGGGCAAAGCCGAAGCTGCCCTCCTGGCATCTCTACTCCACTTCGGCCAACTATCCGTCCGACAAATCAAAGACGACTTGGCCGCCCATCAAATTCCCGTACGCTTTTAG
- a CDS encoding serine/threonine-protein kinase: MQTCYCLNPNCSQPQNERAATHCATCGMKLLLRDRYRAYKRLGQGGFGTTFLARDRDMPSQPWRVIKQLRVADASEQVAELSKELFTREAQVLEKLGEHSQIPTLFAYFEEGGHFYLVQEFVLGTTLSNELHRNGPMSEEQVRQVMQEMLLILSYVHSKNTVHRDIKPANLIRRKEDQRLVLIDFGAVKQMGIAGMEEMPSSVTAIRSLGFSPPEQVSGQTVGPASDLYALGATCVNLLTKQSPTKFYDHQYGCWTWRDTLELSDRFAEILERLLHPSMSERYESATAVLRALQQANGDTAAIRRPTATYASAAPTKTPNSIPISQNWSARRIDSGFQPISPYREEQPTVSKTTLVRVNGRQRGAIGHNSDSPTGFGQVNGRRTAEVKPPSTSLVGADLRDRNMAKQNLAGASLRNANLCGTNLSGADLRGADLRGVLFTGAPPAWKQIAFRVLGGARTLAGMLGGLLCLLLAVGAAGAAIYFLTGNYLLVGAAGLFAGILSGWYVWRFTGDRLGLSHLNSEEPQRYTLLKGTDLRKAKLDGYFRQHAKRQGAVLK; encoded by the coding sequence ATGCAAACTTGCTACTGTCTCAATCCCAATTGCTCTCAACCGCAGAACGAGCGAGCGGCGACCCACTGCGCCACCTGCGGCATGAAACTACTCCTGCGCGATCGCTATCGGGCTTACAAGCGGCTGGGGCAGGGGGGATTTGGCACTACCTTTTTGGCTCGCGATCGCGATATGCCGTCGCAACCCTGGCGAGTGATCAAGCAGTTGCGCGTTGCCGATGCGTCGGAGCAGGTAGCAGAGCTCTCCAAAGAATTATTCACGCGGGAAGCCCAAGTCTTGGAAAAGCTGGGGGAGCATTCTCAAATTCCCACACTATTTGCCTACTTTGAAGAAGGCGGTCACTTTTACCTCGTGCAGGAATTTGTTCTGGGTACCACCCTCTCGAATGAGTTGCACCGCAACGGACCGATGTCAGAGGAGCAAGTACGGCAGGTGATGCAAGAGATGCTGCTGATCCTGAGTTACGTCCACAGTAAGAACACCGTTCATCGCGATATCAAGCCCGCCAATCTAATTCGCCGCAAAGAGGACCAGCGGCTGGTGCTGATTGACTTTGGGGCTGTTAAACAAATGGGGATCGCGGGCATGGAAGAAATGCCCTCTTCTGTGACAGCAATTCGATCGCTCGGGTTTTCTCCCCCAGAACAGGTGTCGGGGCAAACGGTGGGGCCAGCCAGCGATCTCTATGCTTTGGGGGCCACCTGCGTCAATCTACTCACCAAGCAATCTCCGACCAAATTTTACGATCACCAGTACGGCTGCTGGACCTGGCGCGACACACTGGAGCTGAGCGATCGCTTCGCCGAAATTTTAGAGCGGCTCTTACATCCGTCCATGTCCGAGCGATACGAGAGCGCAACAGCGGTGCTGCGAGCATTGCAGCAGGCCAACGGCGACACTGCTGCCATTCGACGTCCAACCGCCACCTACGCTTCAGCCGCACCGACAAAAACGCCCAATAGCATTCCGATTTCGCAAAATTGGTCGGCCCGTCGGATCGACAGTGGATTTCAGCCAATTTCTCCCTACCGCGAGGAGCAACCAACGGTATCCAAAACCACCTTAGTGAGGGTAAATGGTCGCCAGCGAGGGGCCATCGGCCACAACAGTGACTCTCCCACTGGTTTTGGGCAGGTTAACGGGCGCCGCACCGCTGAGGTCAAACCTCCCTCCACGTCTTTAGTAGGGGCCGATCTGCGCGATCGCAATATGGCAAAGCAAAACTTGGCGGGTGCAAGTTTGCGCAATGCTAATTTGTGCGGTACCAACCTCTCGGGGGCCGATCTGCGCGGCGCGGATTTGCGAGGGGTGCTATTTACCGGTGCGCCCCCCGCTTGGAAGCAGATCGCGTTTCGAGTGCTGGGGGGCGCGCGCACGCTGGCTGGTATGCTTGGCGGACTGTTGTGCTTGCTGTTGGCAGTTGGGGCTGCAGGGGCTGCAATCTACTTTCTGACCGGCAACTATTTGCTGGTGGGAGCAGCCGGATTGTTTGCCGGGATTTTATCCGGTTGGTATGTTTGGAGGTTTACGGGCGATCGCTTGGGACTCTCCCATCTCAATTCAGAGGAACCGCAGCGATATACGCTGCTGAAAGGGACTGACTTGCGCAAGGCAAAACTGGATGGTTACTTTCGCCAACATGCCAAGCGCCAGGGGGCAGTGCTGAAGTAG
- the glnT gene encoding type III glutamate--ammonia ligase: MTLTYPARVSGSTSERISLKARLKEQGVKYVLASYVDLHGMCKAKMVPLTHLDNMLEGSELFTGAALEGIPQSINDDEVAAYPDRDSATILPWNREVAWFASDLYLQGKPFESCSRNILKRVVQQATEMGFICNLGVETEFFILKDREGGGFSAVSDRDSLVKAAYDVPTLLDNYAVIDQLVTAMNELGWDVYSFDHEDAQGQFEIDFNYSDALTMADRFTFFRLMAKEIARQHGYFASFMPKLAADRTGSGAHYNMSLGDLETGKNLFVEFNDARGCKLSTLGYQFIAGILRHAPAICAVTCPTVNSYKRLVRQGAMSGSTWAPVYICYGGNNRTNMLRIPSAGGRVECRAADISTNLYLGAAMMLAAGLEGIREQLDPGEPHTENMYDCTLDELKVRGIEMLPRTLDEAVTAFAADPLSKTVMGSSMYRAFIDYKLNEWEEYHNHVSDWEIQRYLKFF; the protein is encoded by the coding sequence ATGACTCTCACTTATCCCGCTCGTGTTTCTGGTTCTACTTCTGAGCGTATCTCTCTTAAAGCACGTTTAAAGGAGCAAGGAGTTAAATACGTTTTGGCTAGCTATGTTGATTTACATGGCATGTGTAAAGCAAAGATGGTGCCTCTGACGCACCTAGATAACATGCTGGAAGGCTCTGAGCTATTTACTGGAGCCGCATTAGAAGGTATTCCTCAATCTATTAATGATGACGAAGTAGCGGCTTATCCCGACCGAGATAGCGCTACTATTTTGCCCTGGAACCGGGAGGTTGCTTGGTTTGCAAGCGATCTTTATCTCCAAGGAAAGCCTTTTGAATCGTGTTCTCGCAATATTCTCAAGCGTGTAGTGCAGCAGGCGACTGAGATGGGGTTTATCTGCAACTTAGGGGTCGAGACAGAGTTTTTTATTCTTAAAGATCGAGAAGGTGGAGGGTTTAGTGCAGTTAGCGATCGCGATTCTCTAGTTAAAGCTGCTTATGATGTCCCCACGTTGCTCGATAACTATGCTGTGATTGACCAGCTAGTTACCGCTATGAATGAGTTGGGATGGGATGTTTACTCCTTTGACCATGAGGATGCCCAAGGCCAATTTGAAATTGATTTCAATTACAGTGATGCCCTCACAATGGCAGATCGCTTTACCTTTTTTCGGTTAATGGCGAAAGAAATTGCGCGACAGCACGGCTATTTTGCTTCTTTCATGCCAAAACTAGCGGCCGATCGAACTGGAAGCGGTGCCCACTACAACATGTCCTTAGGAGATCTCGAAACAGGTAAAAATCTCTTTGTCGAGTTCAACGATGCTAGAGGCTGCAAATTATCTACCTTGGGCTACCAGTTTATTGCCGGAATTCTGCGTCACGCTCCAGCCATCTGTGCAGTCACCTGTCCTACCGTCAATAGCTACAAGCGACTGGTGCGACAGGGGGCAATGTCTGGCTCTACTTGGGCACCAGTCTATATCTGCTATGGCGGCAATAATCGTACTAACATGCTGCGAATTCCTTCAGCAGGTGGGCGAGTCGAATGCCGCGCCGCTGATATTTCAACCAATCTTTATCTCGGCGCAGCCATGATGCTAGCCGCAGGTCTCGAAGGCATTCGAGAACAGCTCGATCCGGGAGAACCTCACACAGAAAACATGTATGACTGCACTCTCGATGAATTGAAGGTTCGAGGTATTGAAATGCTGCCACGGACATTGGATGAAGCCGTCACTGCATTTGCCGCTGACCCCTTAAGCAAAACGGTCATGGGTTCATCTATGTATCGAGCTTTTATCGACTACAAGCTTAACGAATGGGAAGAGTACCACAACCATGTCTCTGACTGGGAAATTCAGCGGTATCTGAAGTTTTTCTAG
- the glpX gene encoding class II fructose-bisphosphatase — MDNTLGLQIIEVVEQAAIASAQLMGTGLKDEADEAAVEAMRERFNQIQMRGRIVIGEGTRDEAPMLYIGEEVGICTQPNAAEFCRLEELTEIDIAVDPCEGTNLVATGRNGSMAVLAISEKGGLLNAPDVYMQKLAAPPQCRGKVHIDYPAAKNLQIIADCLDRSVEELVVIVMDRSRHDNLIADIRATGARVRLISDGDISAALSAAFSGTGIHALMGIGAAPEGVISAAALRCLGAHFQGRLIYDPEVVKAGTYLPSMEETERELREKGIEDFDKVYEAEELASGKEVLFAACGITNGDLMRGVRLFKGGIRTESLVISSQSKTVRFVDTIHVKEHLPNYLQLR; from the coding sequence GTGGACAACACATTAGGATTGCAAATTATTGAGGTCGTCGAACAAGCGGCGATCGCCTCCGCCCAGTTGATGGGGACGGGGCTAAAAGATGAGGCTGACGAAGCTGCTGTCGAGGCAATGCGGGAGCGGTTTAACCAAATTCAAATGCGCGGTCGAATTGTGATCGGCGAAGGCACCCGCGACGAAGCTCCCATGCTCTACATTGGAGAGGAAGTCGGCATTTGTACCCAGCCCAATGCTGCCGAGTTTTGCCGACTCGAAGAACTGACCGAAATCGATATTGCCGTCGATCCCTGCGAAGGAACTAACCTCGTTGCCACCGGTCGCAACGGCTCCATGGCAGTGCTGGCCATCTCTGAAAAGGGCGGTCTACTCAATGCCCCCGACGTTTACATGCAGAAGTTGGCCGCACCGCCTCAGTGCAGAGGCAAAGTGCATATCGACTACCCTGCCGCTAAAAACTTGCAGATTATCGCTGACTGCTTGGATCGCTCGGTTGAAGAGTTAGTTGTGATCGTGATGGACCGCTCCCGCCACGACAATTTAATTGCGGACATTCGCGCAACGGGTGCTCGGGTTCGCCTGATCTCCGATGGCGATATCTCTGCAGCCCTGTCCGCTGCCTTCAGCGGTACCGGCATTCACGCTCTGATGGGAATTGGTGCTGCCCCCGAAGGGGTTATTTCTGCCGCTGCCCTGCGTTGCCTGGGTGCCCACTTCCAAGGTCGTCTGATTTACGATCCCGAGGTGGTCAAGGCTGGTACCTATCTGCCTTCGATGGAAGAAACCGAACGGGAATTGCGGGAAAAAGGCATTGAGGACTTCGATAAAGTCTACGAAGCCGAAGAACTCGCTAGTGGCAAGGAAGTGCTATTCGCGGCCTGCGGCATTACCAACGGCGATTTAATGCGCGGCGTTCGTTTATTCAAGGGTGGCATTCGCACCGAATCTCTCGTTATTTCCAGTCAGTCTAAAACCGTCCGCTTTGTGGACACCATCCACGTCAAAGAGCATCTGCCCAACTACCTACAGTTGCGCTAG
- a CDS encoding ABC transporter ATP-binding protein: protein MTLTISGLSKRFSTRQGKITALQDINIHVKRGELICMVGASGCGKSTLLRLIAGLDTPSDGEIQVDGYPVSAPGADRGMVFQQYTLYPWMTVAQNVGFGLDLQGTPRQQLRQKVGYYLSVVELSGFSQSYPKELSGGMKQRVAIARALACEPKILLLDEPFGALDVQTKEAMQKFLMRVWLQTGITILMITHDVEEAIFLSQRIYVMRSRPGSIREELSINLPVDKSIQDSFEMRQLNEFQFYRSYITRLLHQSE from the coding sequence ATGACTTTGACTATTTCTGGGTTAAGTAAACGCTTTTCTACCCGTCAAGGTAAAATCACAGCTCTCCAAGATATCAACATTCATGTCAAGCGAGGAGAACTGATCTGCATGGTTGGAGCTTCCGGCTGTGGCAAATCTACACTGTTACGTCTGATTGCTGGGCTGGATACTCCTTCAGATGGCGAGATTCAGGTAGACGGGTACCCAGTATCAGCGCCTGGAGCTGATAGAGGGATGGTTTTTCAGCAGTATACCTTATATCCGTGGATGACAGTTGCTCAGAACGTTGGCTTTGGACTCGATCTACAAGGAACACCCCGTCAGCAATTGCGGCAGAAAGTTGGTTATTACCTGAGCGTAGTAGAACTTTCGGGGTTTTCCCAGAGCTATCCTAAAGAGTTATCAGGAGGAATGAAGCAGAGAGTCGCTATTGCTCGCGCTTTGGCTTGTGAGCCTAAGATCTTACTCTTAGATGAACCTTTTGGCGCTCTAGATGTGCAAACGAAAGAGGCCATGCAAAAGTTCCTGATGAGAGTCTGGCTACAAACAGGTATTACTATTTTAATGATTACTCATGATGTTGAGGAAGCAATATTTCTATCTCAGCGCATCTATGTCATGAGATCTCGCCCTGGAAGTATTCGTGAGGAGCTCTCTATCAATTTGCCTGTCGATAAATCTATACAAGATTCGTTTGAGATGCGACAGTTAAATGAATTTCAATTCTATCGAAGCTACATCACCCGATTGCTGCATCAGAGCGAGTAA
- a CDS encoding creatininase family protein: MNKLAQTTDRPVLWEELTWEEIAALRESGRDLVILPIGATEQHSLHLPVGVDTFSVMAVAEGVSAMTGFPVLPPLAYGVSLGHTSKWPGTISLRPETLSAIVLEIAEWIVNAGFSRLVILNGHYTNWAPLRCGLENIRHRYPLLKIALRSLWEISSNINELYQQDAANFHANCAETSVMMAVRPDLVQSEKAKDEPDRSSHCFFSYTVADESVYGGVGKPSDATTQFGRRLLDACIETLSQQLKKALVEKTPLETMPPSVPMT, encoded by the coding sequence ATGAATAAGCTTGCTCAGACTACGGATCGACCTGTCTTGTGGGAGGAACTGACTTGGGAAGAAATCGCGGCTCTACGAGAAAGCGGACGAGACTTAGTCATCTTGCCGATAGGCGCGACGGAACAGCATTCTCTGCATCTTCCCGTCGGTGTAGATACATTTTCCGTCATGGCTGTGGCTGAGGGAGTATCGGCCATGACAGGTTTTCCCGTGCTGCCGCCTCTAGCTTATGGCGTTTCCCTAGGCCATACTTCAAAATGGCCTGGAACTATTTCCCTTCGCCCTGAAACTCTCTCTGCCATAGTTTTAGAGATTGCTGAGTGGATTGTGAACGCTGGATTCAGCCGACTGGTGATACTCAATGGGCACTATACCAACTGGGCACCTCTACGATGTGGTTTAGAAAATATCCGTCACCGATATCCATTGCTTAAAATTGCTCTTCGTTCGCTCTGGGAAATCTCCTCCAACATCAACGAGTTATATCAACAGGACGCAGCTAATTTCCACGCTAACTGCGCTGAAACATCCGTCATGATGGCGGTGAGGCCAGACTTAGTGCAGTCTGAAAAAGCAAAAGATGAGCCCGATCGCTCATCCCACTGCTTTTTTTCTTACACTGTTGCTGATGAGAGTGTTTATGGTGGGGTTGGCAAACCGAGTGATGCAACAACGCAATTTGGACGAAGACTTTTAGACGCTTGTATTGAGACTCTCAGTCAGCAGCTCAAAAAGGCTTTAGTAGAAAAAACTCCTCTGGAAACAATGCCACCAAGCGTACCGATGACCTAA
- a CDS encoding DUF2808 domain-containing protein, with amino-acid sequence MTHKLLSRSSKFVAVLGGVALTALAVPFSSVRALELSDGTTAFEHNPLIASSSQRSIGMRERYRFTITVPEDAGESLKTISFRPVAGASEMLFYSNSAVVEVGGEEVAAEIASNETDGLTLLEVALTEAAAPGSLVTVELEGPRITRGGPSMIGVFASADAENPAPYFMGCMWTLPAN; translated from the coding sequence ATGACCCATAAACTTCTTTCTCGCAGTTCCAAATTCGTCGCTGTGCTGGGTGGAGTGGCCTTAACAGCTTTAGCTGTACCCTTCTCTTCAGTACGTGCATTAGAGCTGAGTGATGGCACTACGGCCTTCGAGCACAATCCCCTCATCGCCAGTTCGTCGCAGCGTTCGATCGGTATGCGCGAGCGCTATCGCTTTACCATCACCGTGCCGGAAGATGCTGGCGAATCTCTCAAAACCATCTCCTTCCGGCCTGTAGCCGGCGCCTCTGAAATGCTCTTCTACAGCAATTCTGCAGTAGTTGAAGTGGGGGGCGAAGAGGTGGCAGCCGAGATCGCGAGTAATGAAACGGATGGCCTGACACTACTGGAGGTTGCCTTAACCGAAGCTGCAGCCCCTGGCAGTCTCGTCACGGTCGAGTTAGAGGGTCCCCGCATTACTCGGGGCGGTCCCAGCATGATCGGCGTGTTTGCCAGTGCCGATGCTGAGAATCCAGCTCCCTACTTCATGGGCTGCATGTGGACTTTGCCTGCAAACTAA
- a CDS encoding ABC transporter permease, with protein MSSVFSHYTVHSKPAPKRVSSNVFWRIAEDIPPSLRWRLLGLSIAIPLFLWGFLSSLQIVDSQFLPSPLQVISALKSLWTSGLLLQDTSTSIIRVFAGFSLAAIVAVPIGIAMGAFASIRALLEPILGILRYMPPPAFIPLFVIYLGIGEEPKIALIFIGTIFFNILMIMDAVKFVPKELIETTYTLGGVRRQVLFRVIAPYVVPSIIDTFRVNIATSWSLLVVAELVAAEQGLGKRILLAQRFFKTDEIFACLIVLGLIGFSIDMTCRWLQHKTCRWSID; from the coding sequence ATGAGTAGTGTTTTCTCCCATTATACTGTACATTCCAAGCCTGCTCCAAAGCGAGTTTCTAGTAATGTTTTCTGGCGTATTGCTGAAGACATCCCTCCTTCTTTACGCTGGCGCTTATTAGGGCTCTCTATCGCAATTCCCCTCTTTCTCTGGGGATTTTTGTCATCTCTTCAAATCGTCGATTCTCAATTCTTACCATCGCCTTTACAGGTTATTAGTGCACTTAAGTCTCTCTGGACATCGGGGCTGCTATTGCAAGATACATCCACGAGTATAATTCGCGTTTTTGCAGGATTTAGCTTAGCCGCAATAGTAGCTGTTCCAATTGGTATCGCTATGGGTGCCTTTGCCAGTATTCGAGCCCTGCTCGAACCTATTTTAGGTATTCTGCGGTATATGCCACCACCGGCTTTTATTCCGCTGTTTGTGATCTACTTAGGGATTGGGGAAGAACCCAAAATCGCCCTTATTTTCATCGGTACTATTTTCTTCAATATTTTGATGATTATGGACGCCGTAAAATTTGTTCCTAAGGAGCTGATTGAAACGACTTATACCCTTGGTGGGGTACGGCGGCAGGTCCTTTTTCGAGTCATTGCACCTTATGTTGTACCTAGCATCATTGACACCTTTCGAGTAAATATTGCTACTTCTTGGTCGCTGCTGGTAGTGGCTGAACTTGTGGCTGCTGAGCAAGGTCTAGGTAAACGTATTTTATTAGCACAACGATTCTTTAAAACTGATGAGATTTTTGCCTGCCTAATTGTATTAGGTCTAATTGGATTTTCTATTGATATGACTTGCCGTTGGCTACAGCACAAAACCTGTCGATGGAGCATCGACTAA